A window of Carassius carassius chromosome 48, fCarCar2.1, whole genome shotgun sequence genomic DNA:
acctgcaGTTCAAGAAGTGACCAATTAAATGGGCTTCCAGTTCCACCACTGCAAGCAGTGCCACAAGTCACAAAAGGTCGCTTACCTTTGATAGTGGCATTGAACTccaataactgcaccacctgcacgggtaatcggagtgccagcaaacgcctcaggagtgtaggtaagggcaaaggtgtagacaagctcatccttggtcatctataGGAGACTGACGTTGTTACCAAGAGGGTTCTCCGAAAAAGAGAACCCATtccaaaaggcatcttagcaagtcCTGCCATAACACTTGGTTACCCGAGTAAGCAGTTATTAAGAGTCTTTCCCACTATAAGAGAACCGTCCCATGGATGGTTCCCTGAATCTAGAACGTCGATACCAAAACAAGGGCCTATTTTTAGTAGGGTTCAATAAATCTAGTAACACTTAACAGCTCTTACCATCAAGAcactgttgcagtcctgcagttcattctcaaagaagagcaccttagagcctgggaccaaaccgacaacaggacatcctcccagagtcagaccagatggctggatcagttcaccattgctaaacaagtcctgctgtacctccacatgaatccggttctcaccgcattgaatagctacactactgggggtcacaggttgcctcaaatggaaatccaccgccatctcactcggcacttctggaacaacggggaacctccagtccaaaggcttcactggaccctgcaacacctgcttctcctgaagaccaagaggctctTGTGCAAATCCTCTGTAGTCGAGACTCTGAAACGGAGAGGCCTTCTGCAAAGTGTTCCCGAGCACTTGAGAAGAAACAGGCACTCTGGAAGCTGGATACAATTGATGCTTCTTGCTTTTCGGACTTTGACTGGAACTCAAACTTCcaaaagcattcttcagatcaaacaccacaagcacaaccagcactaacacacattgcaaaagacccatcctgacaaacgttaacacaatacccaccagtgctcgtctttgccattaagtacagctttgaatttaagcggctcctcccctttcagcttgaTTGATTACCTTTggacctccaaaggtctctggacctgtaattaacaaatgagaacgttctggaatgtcactagccaatggaaggcttgaaaaggatctgagattttcatctacacttattcacaattttacaattaaagtttgacagtgtgtctatGATAGACAAAGAATGTCATTACAAAAGCGCCTGATATGActcaaataatagagaatattcataaaaatctctctctcttttaatggatcctctgcagtgaatgggtggcatcagaacgaaagtccaaagagctattataaatatcaaaataatccacaagtaattcacatcaattacggtcttgtgaagggaaaggctgtgtgtttataagaaacaaatccatcgttgagaaattcaaattcaaattattgcttccagccaaaatatgagctcataatcccagttaaaggtgccatagaatgcattgatactatattttaaatgatatctacataaaaggtacgtggcttgggtatgggcaaaaattctctggaacggttttacatgtccatttaccaccctgggatttgtccctagaattatttggaagggtcatgaacaataatgttgagctctgctctgattggctgtttcacaGCGCGGATCTCTTCTGTCCAGCGTGAACGATGGCGAGATTAGGCATTAAAACCtgatatgtttgagcctgtatcagacgaagataaagatttggaaagaatgtttagcgtccgcgtgaacgaggcttgagagagttgtcagtgaagatgtggacgcagcctctgtgttgcttttataagcgttttttctcaataagaattgaatcttgagatccaatgagaatcacccagttgttaatgaagagggagggactatcgttaattagctgaaatctgtagaatacaaaaagaccaaagggcagtagcttcactttgtgtttagctgttgaacaatggctggaagttggtgtttggctcagattttggtggtctgtgctttctgtcatgctgttccacagtggagtaaatcgcttcaggatgctcaagctctgatgatccagcaaactgaccagcagtttcagctccagaagccagttcaacagctaactaaccagcagtttccgcctcggaaaccagttcaacagctaactaaccagcaatttcctctccaaaagcctgttccacaactacctacaccgcagtttccgcttcagaagccagttccacaacaacctaagccgcagtttccacttcagaagccagttccacaacaacctaagctgcagtttccgcttcagaagccagttccacaacaacctaacccgcagtttccgcttcagaagccagttccacaacaacctaagccgcagtttccgattcagaagccagttaaacagcagtttcagaagccagtagtgcaggcagagccccttgataaatgtgctgtagctgattctgagcagatccaatgtggtctacctgggatcagtggtgctgagtgtgaagctatcaactgctgctttaacggacagcagtgtttctatgggagGGCAGGTAAGCGTTCTCCATCTTATTCTGTTCGTGTTAAACCGTTTCTCTGAATTTAACCTGCTCTTGTtctagtgactgtccagtgtattcgagatggtcagtttgtggtagtggtgtctcGAGACGTTACCttgcctcgactgagtctggattcggttcatctactgggtggaaacgacccaccttgtgctcctgtggggtctacaccttcctttgctatataccagttccctgtgaccgcatgtggcacgagcgtgatggttagcagctgctactggttttattctgcatcgcttggactggatgctgacaccgtttctattcacaggaggacggtggatatgtggtgtatgaaaacagaatgacctcatcgtatgaagtggggattggaccatatggttccatcacaagggacagtcattttgagtaggtgatccatgacttggtgtgaccactaatccctgataaatgctacaagctcgctgtgtgtcgtccaggtttctcttccagtgtagatattcgggaacttccgtggaagctctggttgtggaggtcaactctgttcctccacctccaccagtagctgctcctggacctctcagggtggagctcagactggccaatggccaatgtgtcaccaaaggctgtgctgaaggtaaggtcttgtcctgtgtctgcctaaagcctttcaaactggagtctggttaaaccccagtgttgttcctcaggggatgaggcctacacgtcctactacagtgacgctgattatcccatcacaaaagtcctgcgagagcctgtgtatgttgaggtgcacattatggagaggactgaccccaacattgtcctgatgctgggacgttgttggactacttcaacccccagtccactcagtctcccccagtgggaccttctgatcgacgggtgcgtgtacagccaatcttcatccagttagtctgctgggagaccctttctaaccttctcttttgtcttcagatgcccttaccaggacgaccgctatctgaccacactggttccagtgactggatcgtctggtcttcagttcccaacccactacaagcgctttgctgtgaagatgttcacatttgtagatccagcctcactggctgctctgcaggaaaccgtatgcccccctttacttgaacatttgtgtatttactacttgtggattctatgacttgagcctctttcttccctgtcagatcttcatccactgcagtacagaggtgtgccatccatcatctggttcttgtgagcaaagctgcaccaggaaacgtgagttcttgctttctctcgACAAAAAGGAACTGAGCATTTTAGAAGTGCGTTCTCACTTCTAACacttctctttcaggaagagacactcgtatcaaggctgtctctggggagcagactgtggtttctagtggagaagttactctggtcatgtaaatctagtgtttttaataaaccgtGCAGAACCCTGAGGTATCTCTTTGTCTGTTGTTTTGGTTGGGCAGAATCCGGGATTACATGCCTCTTCCCAGTTGTTTTTTCCTCACACTATTAAACCAAGGTTTCACAACCTTTTGTAAGGTTGTGCATTCCTTTATCCATCCTCCAGTTGTTAACCTGGGGCAGCACAAGGTTCcccttttttaatttgtcttccaaaccgtagtttggttcccgatattcacaatataaagttatgtggattacttgcggcttttgttttaaatccaactcaaattgctgagctcaagttttaaatggaaatcaattCTCGACTGTCTTGAAGCAAACAAGAAACCGTGTCAATTGTCCTCAACTCAAAGTAATGATATTAAAGGGAtcctcctccccaaaatgaaaatggtgtcactaatcacttacccccgtgtcgttccaaacctgtagaacCTTCATTGGTCTTTGGGACCCAATTTAAccccttacttgtcaccccccattttcagcatggagacacgaatgacatgcccaaaattaaaaggttgctgctaacgagtctttcttactagatacataatcaacatctgttcacaaagctgacacctcaaagtttactgttcaggaatcagaattactcagacggttataatagagatatatgtAAGCTGAAacatgtcagtaaaaatattaaaaacctatttaaaagtgacgtaggatatgattttagatacataatgaagctaaagccacaagtctactaatacttcattttgatatttcagaatataatctcacaaagtgtgaaatttatgaaaccttttctaagaccgtgtcatgtgtgtttttagagaaggctagtaAA
This region includes:
- the LOC132131852 gene encoding zona pellucida sperm-binding protein 4-like; its protein translation is MAGSWCLAQILVVCAFCHAVPQWSKSLQDAQALMIQQTDQQFQLQKPVQQLTNQQFPPRKPVQQLTNQQFPLQKPVPQLPTPQFPLQKPVPQQPKPQFPLQKPVPQQPKLQFPLQKPVPQQPNPQFPLQKPVPQQPKPQFPIQKPVKQQFQKPVVQAEPLDKCAVADSEQIQCGLPGISGAECEAINCCFNGQQCFYGRAVTVQCIRDGQFVVVVSRDVTLPRLSLDSVHLLGGNDPPCAPVGSTPSFAIYQFPVTACGTSVMEDGGYVVYENRMTSSYEVGIGPYGSITRDSHFEFLFQCRYSGTSVEALVVEVNSVPPPPPVAAPGPLRVELRLANGQCVTKGCAEGDEAYTSYYSDADYPITKVLREPVYVEVHIMERTDPNIVLMLGRCWTTSTPSPLSLPQWDLLIDGCPYQDDRYLTTLVPVTGSSGLQFPTHYKRFAVKMFTFVDPASLAALQETVK